The Metabacillus schmidteae genome has a segment encoding these proteins:
- a CDS encoding zf-TFIIB domain-containing protein: MSPKKGQTELINCPRCKILMEEVLQRSFGDMGIIYECPKCKGIIQR, encoded by the coding sequence TTGTCACCTAAAAAAGGACAAACAGAGTTAATAAACTGCCCGAGATGTAAAATTTTAATGGAAGAAGTTCTTCAAAGAAGTTTCGGAGATATGGGAATCATATATGAGTGCCCAAAATGTAAAGGAATCATCCAAAGATAA